One window of the Doryrhamphus excisus isolate RoL2022-K1 chromosome 10, RoL_Dexc_1.0, whole genome shotgun sequence genome contains the following:
- the LOC131136568 gene encoding NUAK family SNF1-like kinase 1 isoform X2: MDPGSDPEVETVQSDVSQEKRLLQDVSQRCVHKMGRREGDRSELGCLRDSPPGRSDEASRPSVEMKKHQHKHNLKHRYELMETLGKGAYGKVKKALERVSLKTVAVKSIRKEHITDDQDRIHIQREIEMTSFLRHPNIIRFHEVFESRDKIVIVMEYASKGELYDYILEKRKLSETEARSIFRQITSAVHYCHKNGVVHRDLKLENVLLDADLTVKLADFGLSNQYQRGSLLQTYCGSPLYASPEIVTGRPYQGPEVDCWALGVLLYALVYSSMPFDGITHSALTKQICQGHYRRPDPPSDACALIDWLLTVRVDERATIEDVANHWWVNWGYEESVCDCTLPAHPDCPSPLLARYIDWQSRVVNSMTAESGGLSSDFSRCHPHGHYFSLPLRTERLRGARPSGGTVSVRKSRKENAIPQAAQGACGSAGASCSTSNVERKKPKSILKPHPHADVLSTSPFSQPSSKITKKGILKNLYEGTSAYDSPRAGVKESDVGDLPTCVQAADDSPSLRPEAVKRRKGILKRNGKFSQSLDLPDAQLSSPSSDQATFPEALQQFLQDKAGAEAHLSRPSSVVSEDSLFSCDSFDLLDLSTQSRRRVFPQGLHHSTWKSEEDLRAAAGENEGHASKW; this comes from the exons ATGGATCCCGGATCTGATCCGGAAGTGGAGACTGTACAGTCCgatgtttctcaagaaaagaggttacttcaagacgtttCTCAGCG GTGCGTACACAAGATGGGTAGACGCGAGGGGGACCGCTCCGAGCTCGGCTGTCTGCGGGACTCTCCCCCGGGCAGGTCGGATGAAGCCAGCCGCCCGAGCGTGGAGATGAAGAAGCACCAGCACAAACACAACCTGAAACACCGCTACGAGCTGATGGAGACGCTGGGGAAGGGGGCCTACGGAAAGGTGAAGAAGGCGTTGGAGAGAGTCAGCCTGAAGACG gtgGCCGTCAAGTCGATCCGTAAGGAGCACATCACAGACGACCAGGACAGAATTCACATCCAGAGGGAGATTGAGATGACGTCTTTTCTCAGGCATCCCAACATCATACGCTTCCACGAGG TGTTCGAGAGCCGGGATAAAATTGTGATCGTGATGGAGTACGCCAGCAAAGGAGAGCTATACGATTACATCCTGGAGAAGAGGAAACTCTCCGAAACAGAAGCCAGAAGCATCTTCAGGCAAATCACATCAGCTGTGCACTACTGCCACAAG AATGGTGTTGTCCATCGAGACCTCAAGCTGGAGAACGTTCTTCTGGATGCAGATCTGACCGTAAAG cttgctgACTTCGGCCTCTCCAATCAGTACCAGAGAGGCTCTCTGCTGCAGACCTACTGTGGAAGTCCGCTGTATGCCTCCCCAGAGATAGTGACTGGGCGGCCCTACCAGGGACCAGAG gtGGACTGCTGGGCGCTTGGGGTGCTGCTGTATGCGCTGGTGTACAGCAGTATGCCATTTGATGGAATCACTCACTCCGCTCTCACAAAGCAGATATGTCAAGGTCATTACCGAAGACCCGACCCCCCGTCAG ACGCCTGTGCGCTCATCGACTGGCTGTTGACCGTGCGCGTGGACGAGAGGGCCACCATCGAGGATGTAGCCAACCACTGGTGGGTGAACTGGGGTTATGAGGAAAGTGTGTGTGACTGCACTTTGCCCGCACACCCAGACTGCCCTTCCCCCTTGCTGGCTCGCTACATTGACTGGCAAAGCCGGGTTGTCAACAGTATGACTGCTGAGTCAGGGGGCCTCTCTTCGGACTTCAGCCGCTGTCACCCCCATGGCCATTACTTCAGTTTGCCTCTCAGGACTGAGCGACTAAGAGGAGCAAGACCAAGCGGAGGAACGGTCAGTGTCCGAAAATCTCGCAAGGAGAACGCTATTCCCCAGGCCGCACAAGGAGCATGTGGGAGTGCGGGAGCGTCTTGCTCCACCTCCAATGTGGAAAGAAAGAAACCCAAAAGTATTCTCAAACCTCACCCACATGCCGATGTTCTGTCCACCAGTCCGTTCAGCCAGCCCTCGTCTAAAATAACTAAGAAGGGTATACTTAAGAACCTGTATGAAGGGACGTCAGCTTATGACTCCCCCAGAGCAGGAGTCAAAGAGAGCGATGTGGGGGACTTGCCCACTTGCGTCCAGGCAGCAGATGACAGTCCAAGCCTGCGCCCAGAAGCAGTGAAAAGACGAAAAGGAATTCTCAAACGTAACGGCAAGTTCTCACAAAGCCTGGACCTCCCGGATGCACAACTCTCATCGCCGTCTTCTGACCAAGCGACATTCCCAGAAGCTCTGCAGCAGTTCCTCCAGGACAAAGCGGGTGCCGAGGCTCACCTAAGCCGCCCTTCAAGCGTGGTGAGCGAGGATAGTCTTTTCTCCTGCGACTCCTTTGACCTGCTGGATCTCAGCACACAATCACGTCGTAGGGTGTTTCCGCAGGGATTGCATCATAGCACATGGAAGTCAGAGGAGGACCTGAGAGCTGCGGCGGGTGAAAATGAAGGTCATGCTTCCAAATGGTGA
- the LOC131136568 gene encoding NUAK family SNF1-like kinase 1 isoform X4: MIRCVHKMGRREGDRSELGCLRDSPPGRSDEASRPSVEMKKHQHKHNLKHRYELMETLGKGAYGKVKKALERVSLKTVAVKSIRKEHITDDQDRIHIQREIEMTSFLRHPNIIRFHEVFESRDKIVIVMEYASKGELYDYILEKRKLSETEARSIFRQITSAVHYCHKNGVVHRDLKLENVLLDADLTVKLADFGLSNQYQRGSLLQTYCGSPLYASPEIVTGRPYQGPEVDCWALGVLLYALVYSSMPFDGITHSALTKQICQGHYRRPDPPSDACALIDWLLTVRVDERATIEDVANHWWVNWGYEESVCDCTLPAHPDCPSPLLARYIDWQSRVVNSMTAESGGLSSDFSRCHPHGHYFSLPLRTERLRGARPSGGTVSVRKSRKENAIPQAAQGACGSAGASCSTSNVERKKPKSILKPHPHADVLSTSPFSQPSSKITKKGILKNLYEGTSAYDSPRAGVKESDVGDLPTCVQAADDSPSLRPEAVKRRKGILKRNGKFSQSLDLPDAQLSSPSSDQATFPEALQQFLQDKAGAEAHLSRPSSVVSEDSLFSCDSFDLLDLSTQSRRRVFPQGLHHSTWKSEEDLRAAAGENEGHASKW, translated from the exons ATGATCAG GTGCGTACACAAGATGGGTAGACGCGAGGGGGACCGCTCCGAGCTCGGCTGTCTGCGGGACTCTCCCCCGGGCAGGTCGGATGAAGCCAGCCGCCCGAGCGTGGAGATGAAGAAGCACCAGCACAAACACAACCTGAAACACCGCTACGAGCTGATGGAGACGCTGGGGAAGGGGGCCTACGGAAAGGTGAAGAAGGCGTTGGAGAGAGTCAGCCTGAAGACG gtgGCCGTCAAGTCGATCCGTAAGGAGCACATCACAGACGACCAGGACAGAATTCACATCCAGAGGGAGATTGAGATGACGTCTTTTCTCAGGCATCCCAACATCATACGCTTCCACGAGG TGTTCGAGAGCCGGGATAAAATTGTGATCGTGATGGAGTACGCCAGCAAAGGAGAGCTATACGATTACATCCTGGAGAAGAGGAAACTCTCCGAAACAGAAGCCAGAAGCATCTTCAGGCAAATCACATCAGCTGTGCACTACTGCCACAAG AATGGTGTTGTCCATCGAGACCTCAAGCTGGAGAACGTTCTTCTGGATGCAGATCTGACCGTAAAG cttgctgACTTCGGCCTCTCCAATCAGTACCAGAGAGGCTCTCTGCTGCAGACCTACTGTGGAAGTCCGCTGTATGCCTCCCCAGAGATAGTGACTGGGCGGCCCTACCAGGGACCAGAG gtGGACTGCTGGGCGCTTGGGGTGCTGCTGTATGCGCTGGTGTACAGCAGTATGCCATTTGATGGAATCACTCACTCCGCTCTCACAAAGCAGATATGTCAAGGTCATTACCGAAGACCCGACCCCCCGTCAG ACGCCTGTGCGCTCATCGACTGGCTGTTGACCGTGCGCGTGGACGAGAGGGCCACCATCGAGGATGTAGCCAACCACTGGTGGGTGAACTGGGGTTATGAGGAAAGTGTGTGTGACTGCACTTTGCCCGCACACCCAGACTGCCCTTCCCCCTTGCTGGCTCGCTACATTGACTGGCAAAGCCGGGTTGTCAACAGTATGACTGCTGAGTCAGGGGGCCTCTCTTCGGACTTCAGCCGCTGTCACCCCCATGGCCATTACTTCAGTTTGCCTCTCAGGACTGAGCGACTAAGAGGAGCAAGACCAAGCGGAGGAACGGTCAGTGTCCGAAAATCTCGCAAGGAGAACGCTATTCCCCAGGCCGCACAAGGAGCATGTGGGAGTGCGGGAGCGTCTTGCTCCACCTCCAATGTGGAAAGAAAGAAACCCAAAAGTATTCTCAAACCTCACCCACATGCCGATGTTCTGTCCACCAGTCCGTTCAGCCAGCCCTCGTCTAAAATAACTAAGAAGGGTATACTTAAGAACCTGTATGAAGGGACGTCAGCTTATGACTCCCCCAGAGCAGGAGTCAAAGAGAGCGATGTGGGGGACTTGCCCACTTGCGTCCAGGCAGCAGATGACAGTCCAAGCCTGCGCCCAGAAGCAGTGAAAAGACGAAAAGGAATTCTCAAACGTAACGGCAAGTTCTCACAAAGCCTGGACCTCCCGGATGCACAACTCTCATCGCCGTCTTCTGACCAAGCGACATTCCCAGAAGCTCTGCAGCAGTTCCTCCAGGACAAAGCGGGTGCCGAGGCTCACCTAAGCCGCCCTTCAAGCGTGGTGAGCGAGGATAGTCTTTTCTCCTGCGACTCCTTTGACCTGCTGGATCTCAGCACACAATCACGTCGTAGGGTGTTTCCGCAGGGATTGCATCATAGCACATGGAAGTCAGAGGAGGACCTGAGAGCTGCGGCGGGTGAAAATGAAGGTCATGCTTCCAAATGGTGA